The genomic segment TCTGGGTTGGGATTTCCCACGTGTGTTCGGCTCACCTCACCCTTTGTCCCTTTTCTTACccttctccctgtctctctgcCATCATGAATGAATTATGAAGGGGAAAAGTGTATgtctgtgtaatttttaaaatctttcaggtCACAACCATAACCCCAGCCTCCAACCCCATCATTGGCGTCCTCCTGTCCACCCAGAACAACCGCTGCCTCTCTGCCCCCGACTTAACCGTTGAAAAGCGCCTACCCTTCAGCTCCCTTGCATCCTTGACTTCCCTGCATAAGCCAGAGCGCTCCATCAGCCCTGAGAGCAATGACAGCATCTCCGAAGAACTAAATCATTTCAAGCCCATTGTCTGCTCACCGTGTACCCCTCCCAAGAGACTCCCTGATGGCCGAGTGCTGAGTCCCCTCATCATCAAATCGACGCCCCGAAACCTAAACAGAAGCCTGCAGAAGCAGACTTCTTACGAGGCTAGTCCACGGATCCTCAAAAAATGGGAACAGATCTTTCAGGAGAGGCAAATCAAAAAGACCCTTTCAAAAGCCACCCTGACCTCCCTGGCTCCGGACACCGGGGAAGACTTACTGGTCTCTGAAGTTACCCATTCCAGCAAGGAGAGGTCACTTCTGGCTCTGAACACAAGACTGTCCAGTGGGCAGGTCCTCTCCGAGTATACAGGACCCACGCCCACGGACCTGGATCATCTCCCCTCTGTTAGCCAGACGCCAGCAGAACGGGGCAGTGACAATAAAAGGAGCACCGAGAGCCTGCTGGAAACCTGCTGTTCTTCAGAGCTCAAAGTGGGAGCCAGTGGGACCTCTTTGGAGAGGGAGCCGTTTGAAGGGGCAGGGTCATCCCCAGATGCCAAGATGGATAAAAACTGTGTAACCACAACGGTGAAAGTCTCGGCTGTTAATTCCGTGCTCCCGAAAAACAGTGTTTTGGGTGGGGTCCTCAAAGCAAAGAAACAGCTGAAGGCAGGGAAGCACTTCGAGCTGCCTAACGGTGCGCTGACAGACGGCCTGGGTGAGGAGCCCCTTCCGTCCTTGCGGCGGGGCCGCAAGAGGCGCTGCAAGACCAAGCACTTGGAGCAGAACGGCTCCtttaagaaactgaggcaaagcgGTGGGGAGGTGGGTCTGGCCCCAGCCGACCCGGTGCTGCGGGAGATGGAGCAGAAGCTGCAGCAAGAGGAAGAGGACCGGCAGCTGGCGCTGCAGTTGCAGCGCATGTTTGACAACGAGCGGCGGACTGTGAGTCGGCGAAAAGGAAGCGTGGATCAGTATCTCCTGCGGTCCAGCAACGTGGCCGGGGCCAAGTAGCTCCCGAGGAACAGTGTTGGCTACTTTTCAGAGGTCTTGGGGGTTGGTCCTTTACCCTGAAGAGCAAGGTGTTCTCACTTGGGGTTTCTTTGGCTGGCAAGATACTGTCTGATATGATTCTGAGAGGTTCCAGGGCCTTGTAGTATATATTCAAGGGAACTGCATCCCTGCCTCCCTGTGACCCAGGCCAGAAGCACTTCTCACCCCTAATGACCCACCCCTTAGAGCTTCTGGGCCAAATCTGGCAGCACCTGCTTGGAATGAAATTCAGGAGCGCAATGGCCAGGGTTAGACGTGGTAGAGAAAGAGGGGTTACCTTCTCAAACGGAGAGCCCTCCTGACCTCCTCAGCAGGTGTTGTTTTAAATCAGCCTTGCAGATAAGAACTAGTTCCATCTTTTTTGCAAAGAAGTGGAACAGTGTGCTGCTTTGGCAGATCCAAAAAGATTATGTGCCCCCTTCCCTTGCCACAAGTAAATATGCCTAATGAAATCAGTTTTTATGCTTCTACAAAAGTGAATTTACAttccttgtttaaaaaataacacttgATTAATGCTGTGTCATTGACAGACCACATTCGCAGTCATTGTTTAATTTGGTCTTCTCAGGAGACCTGACATGTAAGCGGTACTGGCCCCGTTTCCAGGTGATGAAACTGCCGTGCAGGTGTTGGGGTTCACTCAACTGCTAAGTGGCATAGCCCAGACTGACTGCTGGGTGTCCCAACAACAAATCCCATGGATTTCCCACACTTAAAGATGTTGCCATAATGGACGGCAATTCGAGGGCATGCCAGGGGAGCCCAGGGAAGGCTGCTGGGCTTTGAATATTGATTGTGCAAAATCCACATGCAGATGATTGAGACTGACCGGACGTATCCACATACACTGTGCAGTTGTCCTGCCCCCCAGTTTACAGCCTTCTGTTTTTCCAGGGGCCCTACTCTGTGAGATAAAGTACACTTAGACTTCATTATTACTCTCCACGTGGCCAAGGGTTATCTGCAATGTTGATCTAAAATCCAAAAAATTGCCCACAAGTCAGGCAAGAACAATACTGAAACTCCATACTATGGAAACAAGGTATCTAGCTGGATGCAGCTGGTAAATTCAGTCCCATGGACCTTTGGGGTTTATTTTCCTTAGCAGCTGACACCATGTGTCTTTTGCATCTCTGGTGGTGCTTGGTGCTCCTGCCCATCTGGGCTCCTTGAGAGTAGGGATTAGGATAGGATTTTTAGGGAAGCTCAGGTGGGCTGGCATTCCCTGTGCATGTGTGAGCTGTTGCTATAAAGTCACGTGACATTGTAACCCTTCAGGTCTTCTATCTCCCGATACATGTTGTCCCCCTGAAGTGGCCTCAGCAGGATCCTGCAGAGTTTTCCCAATGCTGTTGCCACTGATGAAAACATTTCTGGAACTGTCCTCAAGGTCTAGAGACGTCTGGACGCTAAGGTTTGAACTGGGAAGGGTGTTAATGGTCACCTCTTCCAACTCCCGCCTCCCACTAAGGCAGGAACCGTGCTCCCCAACAGCGACTCGCTTCCCAAGATCCCCGAGAATCTACTCCATCCCCGACTTGGGACTCTTCTCAGGAGATTTGCCTCCCTTCTTGGGCAAGTCTTTACTCTCTGGGGTTACAGGAAAGAGAATTTTCAGTTTGTGATTAGAAGCTCTTTGCAGGCCTTTGGAAGAGAAGGCAGGTTATCAAAAGGGTTTGGAGTCATGAATGAGGCGCAGCTGTAAAGCAGTCAGCACCGTTTTCTCGGGCAGCTCGTAAACAGTTCCCAAAGAGGAGTTCCAGGTATGTCTTAAGCCTTCTGGTCGTCCCTGAGATACACGGAACCTCCTCCGTGACCACGCCGGTGGGGAGCGACACTCACCTGAATGTATGTATGCTGTGTCGTGTGTGTCTGCGCGTGCACACATGCAGATGTGTGTTTAGAAAACAGACATGGAGCTCATGACTTTATATTCATGCCACTTCAGTTTTAGGTCCTGCCAGCAACACATGTCCTCCAAAGGCTGCTGGAGGGCATACTGGTGCCCCGGAGAGAAGAGCTGGCACCAGTCTGTAGGGGACGCGGAGCCCTCAGAGAAGACCTCGGTCACTGCCACGTCCTGGAGTTCCTTTTCGATCGTAGTAAATGTGACTGGCTGGAAGGCTGGTCTCATTGGTGGTAGCAAAGACACTTATTTTTCCACTTGTTACCTTTTTCTATATctctagtaattttaaaaacacgTTTCCGTTggaactgatttttgtttttggaaaaaagataaatatttttaatagaaaagatacatatattttaaatatttccccaaagtaataatactttcattttaagaaattgcttaGTAGTAGCAACAAGTTTTAGCACCAGGTGCAGAGTGAACATTTCTTGTTAAGTGAATATTCCAAACGCTGGATCCAGCTTCCAGATCACCTACTGTGGAGCCTCGAATGGTCTTGACAGTTGTTGTTTCCAGACTTCCAGCCGAGCAGGAGTCCTCTAAACACACCCAAAGGAGGTTACATTAAGGCGGGAGGAGACCTAATCTTTGATCTGCTCAGCTTTGGTAGAGGGTAAAACCACTATGGTATTGTCTGTATTTTAAGATGCTTCCCCTACTTAACAACTAAAACCTGaacagtttttctttctgaaaaatttcccttttgttGCTTAGTTGGAAAGTTGGTCACCAATGGAGTTGTTGACATAAATTCTTTGCAGAAAAagacagggaaggaaaagagcaTGCTGGGGAAGATTTGTGAACTAGAGTGAAAGATGCACTGGCTCACAGAACATTTCATACAAACTACTGGAATCCAGTTCCCCACAGAAATCTCTCAcgtcagagttcccgctgtggcacaatgggatcagcggcctCTTAGGAAGGCTgagacgcaggttcagtccccagcctggcatagtgggttaaggatccagtgttgccgcagctgcagcttcggtagcaactgtggcttagatctgatcctgggcctgggaaattcacatgccacagggcggccaaaaacaaacaaaaaaaaagagtcggaaagaaagaaaaagaaatttcccaTGTCCTACTAACTTTGTTCCTTCTGTATACAcattctgtgttgtttttttattaaagagcAAGTTGTGAGAGGTTGAAGATGGAAGTCATTGGAATGGGAAATCCAAGAAATGTGCCCCCGAGAAGGGGAAGGACACTCGGGAGCATGGTCGTGACCCGTGGGTTGTACCTGCTGGAAGGAGTCATCTGGGCCTGTTGGGTTGGTGTCTCATTTGGGGATTATGCCTCTGGCCCCTTTCGTATGATTGTCTCCTTTTAGGAGGTTAATTCTTGACGGAGGCTTCCCCGGGAAAACCTTTTGTAAGTggcttcatttattct from the Sus scrofa isolate TJ Tabasco breed Duroc chromosome 9, Sscrofa11.1, whole genome shotgun sequence genome contains:
- the RNF169 gene encoding E3 ubiquitin-protein ligase RNF169, with amino-acid sequence MAAAGPSTRASSAAAAAALSRRGRRGRCDEMAAAKTGTPGPASGPALLVLPPPLLQPPLPPRPEESGCAGCLETSGEAAALPCGHSLCRGCAQRAADAAGPGCPRCRARGPGWACRRARDDEQADAEVLGERARRGPPERCRPRRDGGAAVAGPRPEQEPRAAPAEPEFIFRAPIKLSKPGGLREEYESLRRLKEEKLQEEKTSEDPIHKLLPEDTEIGKKKMDEQKKRDEPSVLKTNLERCPARLSDSENEEPSRGKMIQTHRSAFVSKNSSYSLAFLAGNLNSKMERSQSCSDTGQDRAKSRLRAAPTSKAKVTTITPASNPIIGVLLSTQNNRCLSAPDLTVEKRLPFSSLASLTSLHKPERSISPESNDSISEELNHFKPIVCSPCTPPKRLPDGRVLSPLIIKSTPRNLNRSLQKQTSYEASPRILKKWEQIFQERQIKKTLSKATLTSLAPDTGEDLLVSEVTHSSKERSLLALNTRLSSGQVLSEYTGPTPTDLDHLPSVSQTPAERGSDNKRSTESLLETCCSSELKVGASGTSLEREPFEGAGSSPDAKMDKNCVTTTVKVSAVNSVLPKNSVLGGVLKAKKQLKAGKHFELPNGALTDGLGEEPLPSLRRGRKRRCKTKHLEQNGSFKKLRQSGGEVGLAPADPVLREMEQKLQQEEEDRQLALQLQRMFDNERRTVSRRKGSVDQYLLRSSNVAGAK